The sequence aatggttcgtgaatcgtcgggaatagtcgaagggtaattgattacatgaaagtagttcaaaaattttgagattcaactttacagacattgcttatcgtgtcgaaatcatacaaagatttagtttaaatttggttggaaatctccgggtcgtcacataatgtgCATAAAGGAGTTATACATAACAAATATTATTTACTTTTGTTTACTAATTATTTTTTTGTGCTAACAATTTAAACAACTAAATTATGTGAATTTGATCGGTTAAATTATGAAAATGTAAACTAATCGCATTTGTTAGGTCTAACTGAATTTTTTGTGATTGATTTTTTTATTTGGTTAAAAGTAATATGAGATATTTTAACCGAAagcatatactttgatatataacgATATTTATTTCATTAGCAACAGCCCAGCGAAGCGGGCTGGGCCATATTCTAGTTGATTTTACTATATATCTAATTGAGATagtccaaatgaatagtactatttggaCGATCTCAGTCTCACACATAATTGAGATagtccaaatgaatagtactatttggaCGATCTCAATCTCACACTAAGGACCCAAAACTTTATTCAACGTACGAATCGGCCCCCTCCTCAGTTTTACTAAAAAAACCCCACACCTTCGAGAAAATACAAAACACCCCCTAACCCTACCCCTTACCCCGACCCGACCCGACTCGCGCcccgttattataactataataatattatataatatatttcatcctttcaccttttttttattttttttgttttcacctttttttccttttttcaaaaaacccccaaactttgttcaaaaattaaaaccgcccccaaacaggggggtaaagtgtcaaataaccattttcataaaaaatcttaactaaactccacccaaatattcaacgggtcatatcttctcgctcgcaacgagttaaatttttccgacaccatcgttaaactcgaaataattttaggaacacaatgtcactaactatacgcaaaatggactctttttaaaaaaaaaacgctaaatatttgaggtacttttcatatacgttaattttgcgttaaatttttaaaagtttgACAATtctatagcgaaacgcggagatgcacatatattgttaatttaaaataacatataaatctttcacggattataccttttagttcgactcgagttgcgcttcaacgacatcatcgttagacacgaaataattttacaaactaaacgcactaaaatacattgaaaaccaaaCCTCCGGCGCGAAGCTAGGTTCTAAACTACTCCATattaagaaaaagaaaagggtactGTTTGGGTAAATTAGGGAAACAAGAAGCAAAATAAGCTCAAGTGATAACATAAATAAATGATACTCCGTACTCCGTAAATGATATCCAAACAAAAAAACCGTTTAAATCCCTCCCTCAATCAATCTCTTCCGTCTCCGCCGTTAATTATCCAATTCCCAAATCGGAGCTCCTGTTTTCGTCAATACTTTTTGCAGGTAATTTTATGGAAAAATTTGTATGTACAAATCTGAATCAGTTTAAGTTTGTTATTGCAATTTACTTCAAATTCATCAGTTGACTTTGAATATTTCTCGTGAATAAGATATGTTTGTCACTACTCATGATATAGATAATTTGTCACTACTCATGTATAACGATATATTTTGCCATGCGAAGTTATATCATCTATAGGTTGATTTTAGACCTACCTATTCAAACCTATCAATAATATTTCTCGTgaataagataaaaaaaaaaaaaaattcaacgatGATAACTTAGCGGTCAAACCAGGCCCCATGTCTTTTGTCTGTAGATAACTCAGTTTACCCCTTAATGTGTTTAGAGGTATGTATATGTGATGGTGCAATTCTTCCGATTATGTATTACTGGATAACTTTTGTGAAGTTAGCTACTTATGATTGTAGCTTGAAACAAGGAAATAAAAAAGGTTGTTATGTGAAAGCACACTTTAGGTACATGAATTGTACCTTTTATATAAAGGATTGGTGTGTATCTGTTTAAGCACTTGCTATATGTATACTAAACTTTCATCTGATTGTGTACTATTTGCTATTAGTATTTAACACTAATATTGAGGTGGCGAGATAGGCAGGTTGGGTGGTGGGTCAAAACGGGTTACTTTTAGTATTAAAACATTACAATCAGGCTATGTTAAACCACTAAATATATTTCTGTGAGTCGGTTATAATTTAAAATGATAATTCGATAATAATATGTCTAAGTTTTTTTATCCATTTAATACGTTCTTCTTATAGCCAATATTTATATTCTAAACGTTTTTGGTACAGGACAATCCATAGTGACTAATAACCAATTTATTACTAAATGGGTTATAATCGCCAACTCTAGCTAACGTTGATGATCTTCTTGCAGGTTTTTTTATACCAATAAAAGGAGTGGGCGATATCAATCAAAACACAGACTTACATCTTATATTAGAATGGTAGTTTCCTATCAGATTTGCGGATGTCTTATATTGTCACTATATTGTTCTTAAATTTGTTCATACTACAATGGACTAACAATATAAACAACTGGATGATGTGATATATTTGCAGGAGGAAAGAAATATGGAGTGCGACTGTGCTCCTGTAAAAAAAAGAAAGTTAAGTGAAAATCAAGTGAGTCAATCTGAATCCAACAAAAAGCCAAACCTAGTTGCTCAAAATGAGAATGGAATTTCAACGTGTACTCGAGTAGAAACTTCAAATGCAGTAGATGTTATCAACCAAGACGATGAATGTAATAATGTTGTTAAAGACGGTCGAATGGAGGGTTCCCAGGTTGACTGTTTTGACCTTGAGCTAGAAAGTAACGAGAGCAAGAATACGATTGGGTCGGAAGGATCAGTTTTGACTACTGACGAACTAAGCAATAATACAGAATCACAGATTAATTCTTTAACAAAACTGGATCTGGATGCAAATAAAGAAAGTGCGAGTCAAGTTACAATTGAAGATAATAGTCGTTCTCATTCTAAGAAAAAGCTTCTTGTCCTAGATGTAAATGGGCTGCTTGTTGATATTGTATTAAACCCAGATCCAGCCTACAAAGCAGACTCTATGTTAGGGGCGAAAGCAGGTAACCCGTTTGATTTTAATCTGAAACAAGCCATTTATAAATAAAGGGGTCCAGACTCTAATATGATGGTCACTAACACAATGCCACTCAACTAATTTCTAACTTTACTATGTGCAGTGTTTAAGAGACCATAttgtgatgaatttttgaaattttGCTTTGAGAGATTCAATGTAGGTGTTTGGACATCAAGAACAAGGTGCTCTTTATTTTCATATATTAGTACTTTTTTATGTTTTTTTCTCTGATTCCTCTCATTAGTAGATATTTTTTCTCTTTTTTGTGTAACACTTAAACAAGATTAAACAATAAACTCATGGGTTCTCCTATTTTCTGATTAGGAACGCGCCACATTGCTATAATTATACTTTGGACCTTTCTatgtttctttcttttctttcctaATTTAAATTTTATTCTCACACACATTTGTTCGTGTTTGTAAATTTTCTCCAGGAGGAATATAGAACGGGTTCTTGATTTTCTCATGAAAGACACTCAGCGTCAGTTGCTTTTCTGTTGGGTAAGGCCATTTGCATATTAGCTAATCACCTAGTATTTATTTAAGTGTATTATATTACAGTGAATTTGacaattttatgttttatatttgTTATTATGCCGGTTATCTGTTTGTTTATATTGTGAAAAACTGGTAATTTTGCAGGATCAATCTCATTGTACCGAGACCGGTTTTAATACTATTGAGAACACAGGAAAGCCCTTGGTCTTAAAGGAACTTAAAAAGTTATGGGAAAAGCACGATCCAAATCTTCCGTGGGATAAAGGAGTTTATAACGAATCAAACACGCTTCTTTTAGACGATTCTCCATACAAGGCGCTGCGCAACCCTGTACACTACCTTGCTTATCTGTTTATTAATCTATTATtccattttattttattaatcatcATATAAAGGTGTTAATCTGCTACACTTGTTTCATTTTTAATTTTCAGCCACATACTGCAATCTTTCCCCATACTTACCAGTACCGCGATACCCAAGATAATGATTTAGGTTAGCCATTATGTCCCCACATTATTCCTGTTTATTTTCAGTCTTATCTTAATCTTAACTACTCATAAGAGGTTATATGGTACTTTATGATTGCACATACTTCATACATAGCTTCTCACTTTGTGCTAAATTTATATTTAATGGATACTATCTCATAGGCTAATGTTGTAACAATATAGTACATGCATAAAGGTTGAATAAAGTTATAATGGTACATTGATTTTAATTATATCTAGCgctacttgttatatatatatatatatatatatatatatatatatatatatatatatatatataaaccctcAACCTGACTTGACTCCTTTTAGTCTACATTGTATGTATATTGCATATGTGATTTGCTTCATTTGAAGAATTTAGTTGCATATTCGTGATTTTCCTTTGCAGGACCTAATGGCAACCTTCGTAATTATCTGGAAAGGTTGGCAGCTTCTGATGATGTCCAAAAATATATAGAACAAAACCCGTTTGGCCAACTACCGATTTCATATAACGATAAATCATGGAAATTTTATCTTAAGGTCATTGGTGCCACCGAGCCAGAAGTTGGTCCGTCTCGTTCTAGGAAAAAACTTCTTGTTATTGATGTGTCTGGGTTAGTTGTCGATGTTACGGTTCCACGTGAAGGATATAAAGCAGACACAATTCAAGGGTCGAGAGCAGGTTTGGATTTTTTTTCTAGCGGTGATCATTTCAATATTGTTTTACGATTTGTAGTTTCGACCCATATATTTATAGAAGTTAATTTGGGTTGTCTTTTATCTCAAATAATATGAAGGGGTCAAACTGGCCTAATAAAAAGAGAAAGCTAATAGGGTAAGGGGAATTAACAGGTTAAATGTTGGCCAGTCTTTTCTTTCCAATGAACCTAACCGCTGGAATAATCTTATTTCAAAGATATACATTATTATTGTAATGTTATTGCTTCTGTAAGTATAATCGATGAATTGGTTAATTTATATAAAACGATTACAAAATGAACAATAGAGTGTTTTTGGGTCAGCCTTATCCAGACCCATTACCCAACTTTCCTATCTTGCAACCTATATTTATTTGCTATACTGCTCAATAAATTGTTGTTTTGATCATTCTTTGTTATTGCAGTGTATAAAAGACCATATTGTGATGAGTTTTTACGATTTTTATTCGAGAGATTTAACGTAGGTATCTGGACATCGATGGCCAGGTACTGTGTAGTATATTCAATATTTCATTATTGACTTTGGTTTACCGGTTATCTGTAAAGCTGGCAACTTTGACCCATTTTCTTATGATGGGCCATTTTGGGTTATGTTTTTCATCAAACAGGTAAAATATAAATTTAGTACTGGTTTTCTATAGAGTTGGTAATTTGACCATTTTCGTATGAATGGGACGCTTTAGGTTTTATGTTATATATTGAACATGTCTCAGTCAATTGACTCTTATCACATGTGTGGAACTTTATACTCTATCAACCCTCTACTTCTGTTTTTGCTCATATATCCTTTAGTTTACTTTTCTGTACTCATGCATGTTTGCACATTTCGTGCAGAAGAAATATGGAATGGATTGTAGACTTTGTTCTAAAGGACTATCAAGACAAATTACTTTTCTGTTGGGTAAGACCATTTAGTTTTtaacaattattatttttttataaatatgtttttatgttTATTCTCATTatagtttgaaacctgataaacaTTTCATGAACTAGACATGGTGTAATCTAATTTAGTTTAGTTACGATGATCAATGTCTCATGCATTTTGTCATAGTGTACGTATGTCATCGACAAACTTTTGTTGTTAATAAGAAAATGGGAGCACAGTGACTCTAATACCTAATTTGTCTTATGTACTTATATGGTATGTTTCTTGTAATTTCCTTTAATAGTAACAAAGATTGTATTCTTGTGTAGGATCGAGCTGACTGTACGGATACCGGCTTCCGTACAGTTGAGAATATTGACAAAACCTTATTTTTAAAGGAGCTTAGAATGTTATGGGAAAAGAAAGATCCAGATCTACCATGGAAAATAGgagattatgataaatcaaatacTCTTCTTATCGAACATGCTCCACACAAGGCTCTTCTAAATCcggttagtttttatttatttatttatttattattatcttaTATTAAATGTTGCTTGAATTTGTGCTGTCCATTTTAGTAGTTGCATTATTGTAATTATCTTATTAAATTTGAGTCAAACAATCATCTTCATACTTACTGCAGCTTAACTAATTATCTATTTTCACAATAAAACGACCTTCAATAAACTCATCTGAGACACATTAAACGTCTCTCCTTTTACCACAAAATTGACATTTTTTGGTCATTTTGTTTAAAATATACTTGATGTATCAGCACTAGAAACACAGCTAGACACTTTTTGTTACTGCCCTTTACGGACTATCTATTATTCGGTAGTACGTAATTAACGTCAGAAACTCAGAACGCGTACTCCATCTTCTTTTTATGtttgtttcttttctttttttggtTTAGGTTATCATGGTATTACCTCCATTTTCATACCTTAATTTTGTTTTATGTAGCCACATACAGCAATCTTTCCTTATCCTTACCGTTACTCGATGACAGAAGATAATTTCTTAGGTCAGTCATTTTATCCTTTCTTTTAACGATGTTCGTGCTATTTCATTTTTATAAAACTAAGCCTATTTCGACCCTTTTACTTGTAAATGGGTCTATTCAGACAGCGTTTTATCTTTACCGGGTCAATTCATTATACAGAAACAGGAGAAACAGGTCAAAAGCTGCACAAAGTGTATTCATTATGCACAATGCCTCCTAAGTCATATGTTATTCCAAATATGAAGTTATCTTCGAAAAAATATAACTTTCTTACACAAATAACGTATATATAGATTTTACAGAGCTTTAGGACAAAAGGCGCTTTGGGTTCGAGCCATATCAAAAAATCAGCTTTATTGACCCGACCCATCTGTTTTGCCACCTCCACATAAATCTTAATTAAGACATGTTTATTGCACAAGCTAATTGTCATATTCTTGATGTGCCATCACAGGACCAAAAGGCGAACTTCGTGTTTATCTTGAAAGGCTAGCATCAGCTGAAGATGTTCAGAAGTTCGTACAGGAAAATCCATTTGGCCAACGCCCCATTAGGGAAAAAAATCTATCATGGGGATTTTACCAAAAGGTTATCCGTGCTTTCTCGTATAAACAAGTATCTAATGCTAATGGTTCCCACCTTAAAAACTCGTCTGTACCAAAACCCGGTACTACTACTGATCTGGTTATTCCATCCTTAGTTGAATCAAATACTGATAGTTCAACTGATGCAGTTATTCCAACCGTACTGAAACCAGAAACCGACACTAATACAATATCAACTACTCAACCCTTACCGGAACCAGAAACTAAAACTACTATAGATTTAGTTGGTCAAACCTCATTGGAACCAGAAACCGACATCACAACTTCGGTTGTTGGTCCTACCTTATTCGAACCAAACTCTGAAACTGTTACCGTTTCAGCTGCTCCAACCTCATTGGAACCAGAAATTGACATTACAAATTTGGTTGTTGCTCCAACCTTATTGGAATCAAAATCTGACACTAGTACTGCTTTGGCAGCTCCGACTTTGAGGGAACCAAATACCGAGACTAATAGTACTACATTTGCTGCTTCAACCTTGTTGGACCCGGCAACTGAGACTACTGCTGCTGCTTCGGCTACTATAACCTTTAACACTACTTCTGATGTGGCTGATCAAACTTTATCTATTTAACTATTAACGGTGAAATGAGTATACGTATCACATTTGGCCTGCACGTAATTTTTGACCCCATGGCAGTATGATTACTTGTAGGACTAATTAAATTTGTATTCACATTTATGATAGATAATCTAGTCATAGATAGTACTTAGTCTTGTATCCTTTTGTGTTGTTTTTTACCGGATTTTGTAAGGTGGTACTAATACATAACGAAAAGATGGAAGTTGGTAGCCACCCGTGGCGGCAGTGGTGGTGGTACCACCAGGTTATGCTTTGTGAGTAGTCTTTCATCGGTTCTTTGATCAAGGGCTTGTGTTCCAGTTACTTATACTAGAACTGGTAATCTTGGATTGACATTTGACTCACGGAGCATATTGGAGTTGGATCGAGATTGCTACAATTGTTCCAAAGATAAACGGTACGTTTCTAATTTTGTAACATTAGATATAAGTAGTATGTAGTAAGATATTACAACTTTTTTAATTGAATTCATGTAACATAGAGGTACTATAAGTTTGTTAGTTGATGGTTATAATGTCAGGTTACTTttttgtatgtttaatttttggCTTAATAGGTGCATCACTCAAATGCAATATTGTATTGTCATTCTATTTATTGTGGTAGGTTCTATTTTTATGTTTTCTAAAGGCATGTAATATGTCATATGCTTTTGTAAAGGGCAAATGACTCGAAAAGATAACCTACAAGTTACTATATTTAATGAAGAATTATATATATGTGGTAATGTTGAAATGCCCAAAAGTTAAAATCTTAAACATTTCTTTCTCACAATAAGTAACTTGATTAGTCTTATACTCGTATGATATGGCCCTTGGAACACGCCGTTAGCCTTTCTCTCCAGCAGTGGTCCAACCTAAGAAATGCAATACTGTCCCTCATTTGATCTTGGATACGGTTAGAATAACGCACGTGTAGCACGGAGCCCGAACGTCCGACGAGTGAGTGGTTAGTTGCCAATAGCGCCTTAGTTGATGGCATTGCTCTCTGTAGCTGGCACTCGAGGAACCACGAAGCTGGCACTCGAGGAACCACGGGGCACTCCATACAGAGCAAAAAAGTCTTACAATTTGGAGATCTCCGCAGCGGATACGAAAACACTCCACAAATGAAAGCTTCTCTCTATCTTTCAGCAACTGAACGCGAAATAGTATAGGAAAGGACTTTCGAATCGGGTGCACTCGACTAGTTAGAAAGGTCTTGACCCTGCCAACCaagtaaaaataaaaaagaaagaaGAGAACGAAAAGAGAACTTCGTATTTTGGTCACTCTCAGACCTAACCATTAAGTAAGAAGTGATGAGAATGATGGAACCTGTGAAAGATTCAGTGAAAATGAATTCGAATGATTCATTGATCGGCATAGCGGATATTTTAACTTAAAGTTGAAAAgtaacgacaattaaaagtcaaaaTGGAACAATTATTTTTAGAGAGTAATTAAAATTAatcgatattatcattattagt comes from Rutidosis leptorrhynchoides isolate AG116_Rl617_1_P2 chromosome 4, CSIRO_AGI_Rlap_v1, whole genome shotgun sequence and encodes:
- the LOC139839398 gene encoding uncharacterized protein, with amino-acid sequence MEERNMECDCAPVKKRKLSENQVSQSESNKKPNLVAQNENGISTCTRVETSNAVDVINQDDECNNVVKDGRMEGSQVDCFDLELESNESKNTIGSEGSVLTTDELSNNTESQINSLTKLDLDANKESASQVTIEDNSRSHSKKKLLVLDVNGLLVDIVLNPDPAYKADSMLGAKAVFKRPYCDEFLKFCFERFNVGVWTSRTRRNIERVLDFLMKDTQRQLLFCWDQSHCTETGFNTIENTGKPLVLKELKKLWEKHDPNLPWDKGVYNESNTLLLDDSPYKALRNPPHTAIFPHTYQYRDTQDNDLGPNGNLRNYLERLAASDDVQKYIEQNPFGQLPISYNDKSWKFYLKVIGATEPEVGPSRSRKKLLVIDVSGLVVDVTVPREGYKADTIQGSRAVYKRPYCDEFLRFLFERFNVGIWTSMARRNMEWIVDFVLKDYQDKLLFCWDRADCTDTGFRTVENIDKTLFLKELRMLWEKKDPDLPWKIGDYDKSNTLLIEHAPHKALLNPPHTAIFPYPYRYSMTEDNFLGPKGELRVYLERLASAEDVQKFVQENPFGQRPIREKNLSWGFYQKVIRAFSYKQVSNANGSHLKNSSVPKPGTTTDLVIPSLVESNTDSSTDAVIPTVLKPETDTNTISTTQPLPEPETKTTIDLVGQTSLEPETDITTSVVGPTLFEPNSETVTVSAAPTSLEPEIDITNLVVAPTLLESKSDTSTALAAPTLREPNTETNSTTFAASTLLDPATETTAAASATITFNTTSDVADQTLSI